In the genome of Populus nigra chromosome 19, ddPopNigr1.1, whole genome shotgun sequence, the window GCATTAGATATGAAATTTTGGAATGGCCTACAATCAGACAAAGGAAAAatggaaaatcaaaacaaattgacaACCAAGATTAATATCTAACTTTATGGTTAATTGACAGCAAAAGAAGACTACCCTTTTGCAAGAAAACAAACTCCATACTTGAAGTGTTAGAAAGACGGAGATATTAACTATGTTGAccttgttttgttatttcattaaatgaaacaaattGGGCATGCTTCCATAAGTTTGCCCCAACTccatgtcaaataaaaaaaaaaatgccattACAGTATCAACCCAAAATCAGAGAATTTTAGGAAACTATATTATGGCAGCAATTATGTTGCAGGAGACTGCAATTATCATTTCATGTAAATCCACCATTGCAGCAATAAAATTCAGATAACTTACTCTAATGAAAAAGGAGGAGGAATTAACAAAAGACGATCCCCAAGGGGAATGAAAATCCATAATATCTCAGCTATAcagtctttaaaaaaaaataggctggTCTGTTGAGAACCCAATACTAGagtcaaacaataaatatataaaaatcaagcaatttttagatggataaaaaattacctCATAGCTTCCGGGTCATCTTTCAAAGCCTCCAGAGGCTCTGGATTAGATGCTGAACTCCCACTGCGACCTTCCCTTCCACTTTTAGATGTATCAACGCTTTCCCTTGCTGATGAACTCTTAAGGTTTTCAGAGACAGTCTCAGCTTCTTCagttatttcttcaattatcaCTCCTGCCAAACAAGTAGAAATCAGTTGTCAATTGAGAACTTTAAAATGGAACATTCAACTCGTAGGCGTTCAAGAGAGCTGaaggaaaaagagaggaaaataaCATACCTCTTGGTGCATGATAGCCACCTTCTTGAGCCAATCTTTCCTCAGCATTCCTGTATCAACAATTAACTTTACAATCAACATCACATATTAAACACTAGTGCCTTTATTTACAATTCCGATGGAAATTTTATCACATTATATACAATATAGAGGAAGGTCAGAAGATATGAAACTTCCTAAATATCAATCAGATGACAAGAAACTTAACAGTAGACTGCTGAGgaaaaacaaatgagaaaataaaagggcTAAAGCTAAAAACTCAACAAGCAAATGACTCCCATACTCTTTAACAAGACATAAATCATAGTGGATGAAAATATCAAACTGTACAACTTCCGGTCCAGAGAATGGTCTAAGAGTTTCAGATGAATCCATACCTTAAAATGTCTGCAATAGTTTCATCATCAGGGGAAACTTCATGTGCTTTCCTCAAATCAGAGACAGCAACCTAACATGTATCAATAAGCCATTAGATATCTTATCAAACACGAACAGACAGCACAACGCAGCAACCACTGCTGACAATTGCAAGATCTGCACAAATGAACTTACTTCCAGTTGGCCTAGTTCTTTGTAGGCTTGACCCCTTCTATAAAGGGCTTTAACATTTTTGGCATCATAACCCAAAACCTGAAGTGATATAACAATCCAGTCAGAAAGAAGCAAGCAACGCgcgcacacaaaaaaaaaataaattaaaagcaaaggAACAAACCCTATTCATACCaccaatatatttttactactactactactactactacatCAGTTCTCTGAGTAAACTGAATTTTCTTAGTGGATTGTCATACCTCCGAGCCCTCTTTTATGCATTCATCGTATTGCTTTGTTTTCAAGTAACAAGACATTAAATTAAGAGAGCATGCCAACAAAAGTGTTCTGCCTTTGGAAGATGGAATCCCTTTAAGATTTTGCTTTGCCTGAGAAATACGGGGAGGAAAAGAATTTCATCAGTTTCAAAATGCAAAAGGTACATCAACAGGAAGAACcaatacttgtatatataaaaaagtgatAAAGATAAAGATGCAGCGCTTACAAGCAAATATTTCTGCGAAGCATCTTTGAACTTTCCTTGGCTATGCAGCTCATTACCCTGCCAAGGTAGGATTCAAATACACAAGTCAAATAAACACAAAAGCAGTGACTACAATTACAAAATCTAGCACTAGTTACCCTTCAGCATTTAAAGTTTAAACTACTAAGTACATTCACCACTAACCACTACATGAATAAAACGCCATACACACATAATGAAAGCTTACAAACAGTAAATCATCTAATTTAAGATTTGTATTTACCTGTTTCTTCAACATCTGAGCTGCATTCATTTCATATGTGGCCTGTGCATCAGCACGGGCATGCATGGCAGCAATCTCTTCTGGTGATGCATTGATCATTTTCTCACCAATCTCTGCCATCTCTTCAGGGCGTGTATGCTTTAACTGCTCTGCTGCCTGTTTCAAGTCCTCAGGCCTCATGTTTCTCATGCCTTCCGATGCCATTTTCACCAACTCAGGATTAGACATTACCTGCAACACCAACCAACACACCAcaacaatcaaaatcaatacAATCACAATCTGACCAAACCATGGATGTAAACAACAAACAACACCAGATAAACTGACAACCAGTTTCTACCGATAGTCAATTCAGATAAACACGACGCAACATTACAATATATTCATCTTAAGTGCTTAACGAGAATGATtgttcttttcccttttctatTTCTAAGTTTCTGATTTGTGCAGGACTAAAGGTACCCAAATCAATTAGATTCATCCACAATCttaaagaattattattatgaaaaggAACTCGGGTGCACACACTTCGTCAGACAAACCTGGGACCAACACACGACCACAAAATCTCAAAGAATTAAACTTGCATTTTCTAAAATCTCCACCGATTCGAaccaaaaaataaggaaaacagGACAGCCCATtatttaaattcaacaaaaaacacacaaaaaaagctaggtttaaccataaaaaaacaaaaaatcaacggcaaaaattcaatttccatGCTAAAcgataatcaaatcaaaattcacaaagaaaaaacagtttCTCCCAAAATTGAACTGAACTACACATgaattgattcaattaaaaacaaacccaagtcaaaattatcataaaaaaacaaaaacaaacgagCAGAAGCAAACCTGTTGCTGGATCCTGGCGAAATCAGCGGGTGTCATGCGACTCATCTGTTCCTGAGCGATTTTTATTAACTCAGGATCCATCATTCCGTTAAACATCTTTAACTCTCTCTGTCAACTAATTATTAAACAGATCAAAAAGAATTGGTGAACTAAAACTagaagtataaaaatataaaattgaacagGAAAGGAAGCTTTTTTATGGAAGCTGTTCTTCAGAGATAGAAAGGATTTTGCAAATCTTAGTAAAAACAAGGAGAGAGAAACATAAGTAGTTAATGGATTccgttgtgttttttttttttaatatgtatatgtgtgtgtgttttggaAAGGCAAAACTTTTTCGGTCGCCCACCAAAGCTGAACTGCGATTGAAAAGGAGTTGAATTTGAATAGATGAGTTGCCAAAATTTAATGGGATAGATACAAATCAGTCCCCCACTTATATACTCATGAACTAATAAGTCCCCAGTctttaatatattgttaatttctccccaaattttattttgttgaacttgattttttgtaTCTCAGCTTAAATTGGTCACAAAAAAATTAGGTATAAAACTCAACATAGTATATATGCCATCTATAGGAtattggtctcattgtatggattGAGATATGATTAGTATCTataattgatatattatttgttaaaaaatattatatttgctagatttttttcactttttttgtaattaaaaaatttattgcatATTATTTAATAAGATACTAAGATTTACTTAgtagaatttaaaagaaattatttcaatcaaattgattttatatcaTTCTTTTCATCTAATCAAGAGAAACAATGagaattttaaacaaatattccAACAATtcatctttataatatttttttgctaataattatatttcttttgaaGATACTTTACACACATCTTTATTTATACAATCACAATATTTGTAATTACATgtgtaattaaaattaagagtgacaaagtaaatattaattaatttccagctaatagaaaagaaatgttttatttaaacttttcCATGTCATATACTCTAGGAAAAAAATACTATagtgtttcaaattaataaaattaagcttAACAAATCCAATTTTCACGGTAAAGAAACTATGGGGAATCGGAGACATGGGGATAAATTAGCAAGAATCTGAAGATTAGGGactgatatttaatttaaatattcctTGGATACTGATTTGTAGTGACtccaaattcaattaaaaagaaaccgAGCGGAAATAAGTAACAATCGAATATGCTTCGCTTCGTCGAAATTTACTCGGCCGTCCGTCCCTCTTTTCAAATTATTGAGGATGGGCCTACTGTTGGCCCATTAAAAAATGTCTGCAAGCTCAGAGTTGATCATCAAAACCAGGCTCCAGCCCTCTCCTTtctatgtataaaaaaacatttcatcactttttaaccattttaaaagtctgatttttttaatattttcttttatttattttatagttaatttggcattttaaaaatagatcaaagtttaaattttcattattaatgttaatgatCCTGATTAGTGCTTAAAACTTGCTAGTTTTGTGCTCCTTTGTACTGTAAGGAGGAAATATGAAGTTGAAGTACTGGAAAGCGAATGCCTCCTTTGTATCCTTGTCACCTTTGGGGTGTGCATGCAGTCACGCTTGCAAATAGCTTTCTATCAAAATCCCATCTACCTTATGTCTCGATATCTCCTTCCTGCGTCAAGAAAATGGCGGATGGTAGATCAGACTCACCAAGAACAAGGAGATTATGCGAAAAGAACGCAAGACTAGTGTTGGCTAAACCAAATCCTCTCATGAGATTGATGTGGCCACACATGACCCtccacaaaaaataacaaagcccAAGAATATCTGCAGGGCTATATTTGTAAGCCAGACAGCATATTCGGAAAGATGGGAAAGCCGGCCTCTTTCTCGAGCATGTATTTGTAAGTCTTGACATGGCGGCTACAATAGGTTGCTTGGCCTCCAGATAATTTTAAGGAATGGAGAGGACCATTAGGTATGTATTGTGGATTTGGACCATTTCTAAGATAAAACACCATTCAAACATCCAGGCAGCTCACCCTCCACCACTTCACAATTTGTTGGCTCTAGCTCATCCACCGGTGCAAAATTTCCTGCGAACACTTGATTTGGATTGACCGATGGATCGAGAGGAGGGTGATCAATGAATTTGGATATGGTGGTGCGAAGGCTTTTTTGGAAGGTTGAAATCAGAGAGGATAAAAGTAACGAAGGTGGTAAGAttgctttcttttctaattcTCTGTTTGTGCTTTGTTCGAGGGAACAGAGTGCGGGCACCCATGCTTCTCGTCTGCGAGAAGGCCGGCCTATGGCAATTATGCTTCGGCTTGCTGGAACATTAATTACAAGTATTTCCTGACATTCTCTTGTAGAGTTTTGGATCAGTGTACATGTTGGAGAAAGAACCCATTTCTTGCAACAAATTAAGGGCACTAGAGATCAGAATAGCACTGCCAAGTGCTACTCAAGGGAATGTCAAGATTTAAAATAAGAGAATTGGCTCAGTTCTTATATAGAATGGCAAATCATAGAGTCTCGGGGGAAACGCATGTACCAGCCTAACGAGCTTTCTGTCAGaaacaaatctaatttttaatttgattagctGAAATTATATAAGCACATTTCACCTGCCCACTTCTATAGTAGGTTAATTTGCTGTAACAAAATGAGTTTGTGATTATTTcggatttttttagaattattacaTCTAACAAGGCCTACACCTTAAATAACCATGTTAGAAGTCCTATACAGAAATCATCCATTAAAGCTTCATTCCAAAAACAGGCAACCAAAAAGAACAGCTGTCAAGATGAAGAGCAAAACCTGGTAGACAAAACAGCATTGCATCCGAACACAAAAGATTCCTAGACATGTAAAGAAGCACAAACGAGCTTTTTGATGAAAAGATAGTTGGATTATACTGAGATTTTGTTAACACACTCCACATACCCGGTTTTATAATAAGTCAGCTGGGTGTAACCAGTTCAGGTCGGGATCGTTTTGaaagtttcttaatttttatagttattttcgGATTCCTTTTCTAAATAGattctataattttaatttgacttgattttaattaaatagttttggggtttattttttgaatagaTGATTATTCAGTTCAGAGGGAGCTGCAATTTTAGAACATGAGAGACTATACTTTCTTTACAATTTAGGGGGTGCGATCTTTAGAGTTTGAGAAATCCTTTCTATAAAATCCATCAGTACTCATGTCTTCAATGTCAAATGTCTTTCACATGTCATTATTTAAGAGTATGGGCCAGACTAAACGATTGAACAAGGACTGTGCTTGCATATAAAAGCAGGACTGGTGCTTGCCATTTTGCCCTCGATATTGAGGTGAATTTTGTCTATGATCGAGCTGCTAAAGGACTAGTTAGGGATTGAAACttagttgttgttgtttttctttgctaTACAGTAAAAATAAGtggaaaattttaatatatatatatatagtaatattACGACCCAGTCTATTATAAGGTGCTTAAAGAAATTCCAAGCTCTTGTGCATTCACACCTCATGAACTATATGATTATTTGTATCAtttgaggaaaagaaaaggagaaaaatacaGGGATCATATGAGTTTCAGAAATTAAACATTGCAAGAGCAAATTCTCACTCTTTGTTACCACCATACAACTTGAGGACCTCCTTGACGTGGATGGATCGATGAACTATATATTAATGAATCTTTCCAAATTAATGCAACTAAGAAAATTAGTGACAGACTCAAGAagccaagaaaattaaaatcctTAACTTGTGGGGCTTGTTTGctgttttatttagaaatatatagcACTCTATTGCTGTTATTCCCAACAAGAATTGCATCcggatttttttgtaaaaaaatttgtgtttttataggAAAATGCAAGCACAAGGGACTCGGCCAGCAAACACATGATCACCAGTAGGACTCCAGGAGGTTTGATGAACAGAGCATCCATGATACTTATATAACAGTTAGCTCAGAAAAAACACCATGAAGCGTATCGATCAAGACCTGCCATGACCAGGTTACAGCATAACAAAATATGAACCAACGGACTAATTAACTAATCAAACCTAGGACATGTGTTACTCTGTCATTTGCTGCTTTTTAGCTGTGCTTTGTCTAATCTGCAGAGTTATCGGCTGCAATTTTAAGAATTCTCTCTCGGTAGGAATTTTGTTGCAAGGTTGGCTTGCCAATACATGTGTTTTTGCTCATAagcttaaattattaggttgaatctacaaaaataaatgaaacattataatatttaatagttttatcgATGGAATTTTTTCATTGGCGCGGGATTACCATTCCATTGGTGAAAATTTTACCGACTAATTCACTGATGGAATACGTCCGTCGGAATAACGTTCATCAGTAATTCCATCATCTGTCGCTAATTCTTtcggtaaaaataaaaataaaaaaccaattgtTTTACAAACGGAAaatgcacacaaaaaaaaaaattcccgcttcattctgtcggtatttcCCTCGGGAAAATTGTCATATAACCAAAAGAAAATACCGTATgcaattccgtcggtgattatttaaaaatatatatttaaaaaaaaaactatttaacaaaactagaaaataattaaattaatataaattaaaacttcATAACACTCAGAATTgagttgcttggaaaaaagaagaagaaaatcaactcaaaatttacaacaaataaataacacaaaaaaaataaaacaacaacaacattgatcttatatgaaaaacaatcctacaacaacattcatacaattattaagaacagaaaaaaaaaaacaaatagaatgaaaaaaacacaaaaaaagaagaagaaaaaaaaatcttaccttaatgtagttgtgagtgaagctgagaagagaaaaaaaaattcataaagtatgttaaatattaaaaaaaatcagagaagaaaaaagaaaaaaaaaaagaaaacatacctgagaatgaagaagaagaggagttgaggagagaagagaaagaaaggaatgTTGATGGTTTTTACataagaggaagaagaaaaagaaggagaagaaaaagaagaagaggaacaGGGCCATCTGTTGTGAAATGAGGCATTCTATTTATTGAGGTATTTTATTGATGGTTTTACTgatagataattaaatattaatatttctaaTCAATCCCTCGGTGATTTcgttaataatatttaatttaaatttttaatttaataaaattttttcagaaatCGTCAAAtatcaccgacgacttttcaatccgtcggtgataattttgtctataatatttaatttaaaatttcaattcacttaaaattttcagaaacccatcaaataacaccgacgacttttcaatccgtcaatgatttcttctgtaaagaacaataattaacagtgcaattggaaagtgaacaatTCCAGTGCTCTCTAGACAATACCAACGGAATATTCTGTcagtgattccctttgtaattgacgtGATAAATAGTGTTAGGGAGAAGTGAACACTTTACCAACGGATTTTACCAGCGGAATTAATTCCATTGGtataaatgacatgtcatcgtatttttttgctttgttttaattcttttttttccaaccgTAATTCTTCGGTAAAATTCATTGTAATTtacagataaaaatattatgttagtgtttttgtttgtatttattaattttctcatAGTAAAAGTTACTGGACGTTGAAACTTGCAATTGTGATGCAACCTTATGATATGTTTTTGGTAACAACAGCAATTGCTGaagatattttgttttctgaagTTACTGTGATTCTGTATCGGGTGGATGCATGTATGTTTTTCAGTTTCTAGATGTAGCTTGTGGGCAACCATTCCGTACACTCCACTCCACTGCActcttttattaataaattctcCAATTGCAAGTGGATCATtgtaaataaatagagaaaataaaagaattaattgcaGGTGTTGCTGTTcgtttcttttataaaatataagagtAGGATCTAATAATATCCCTCGATATTTAGGTGAATTTTTGTTCATGATCGAGCTGCTGAAGGACTTGTAAGGGATTGAAACTTAGTTGTAGCTGTTGGTTTTTGCTGTTCAgtaaaatgaatggaaaattctGATATACAGGAATATTTCGATCTTGCCTATTATAAGGCCCTTCAAGAAACTAAACATTGCAAGTCTAGCAAATCCTCACTCTTTGTTACCGCCATAGAAATTGAGGACCTCCTTGACATGGATGGATGAACTATTAAGGAATCCTTCCAAATTAATATTGTGGGCATGGAAACTAGTTTTTTCTATGACAGATTCATGAAGCCAAGGAAATTAAAATCTTTCAACTCGTTGGGCTTGTTTGCTGTTTCATCTAGAAATATATAGcactctatttttgttattcccAACAAGAAATTAATTCGGGTTTTTTTGGTAAGACAATCTGTATTGTTGTAGGAAAATCAAGATCACCATTAGGACTCCAGGAGGTTTGATGAACAAGGCATCCATGATACCTGTATAACAGCTGGCTCggaaaaaccaacatgaagcaTACCGATCAAGACCTTCCACGACCAGGAATTGCAGCATAAGAAAACATGAACCAATGGACTGATTAAAATCAAACGAAGAACATGTGTTTCACTTTGTCATTTGCTGCTTTGTGTAATCTGCAGGGTTATGGGCTGCAATTTCAAGAATGCTGTCTCGGTAGGAATTTTGTTGCTAGGTAGGGCTAGCTGATATGTGTGTTTCTGACACGgattattctgttttttttgcCGGGAAGTGTTGGACCCtgaatttgatattttggtGATGCTACAAGCTATTCAATTCCGAATTAACTGTCGATTCCAGAGCACCCTCCTGGGCCTCCTCCTTTCTtttatctgaaaatattttgttttccgaAGTTACTACGATTCTGTGTATGTTGCATGTGCATGCATCCTTGATTAGCTTGTCAATGATGCCATGGCAGTGTTAGTCTATCTTTGCCTAATTATGACAAGAGATTACGAGAAAATTGTAAATCAGAGACCACTCGGCTTAGtttcattcttttgttttctgaagTTATTGCGATTTTGTGTACTTGCGTGTGCATGCATCCTTGATTAGCTTGTCAATGATGCCATGGCAGTCTATCTTTGCCTAATTATGACAAgagattgcaagaaaattgtaAATCAGAGACCACTCAGCTTAGtttcattcttttgttttctgaagTTATTGCGATTCTGTGTATGGTGCGTGTGCATGCATCCTTGATTAGCTTGTCAATGATGTCATGGCAATATTAGTCTATCTTTGCCTAACTATGACAAGAGATTACAAGAAAATTGTAAATCAGAGACCACTCGGTTTAGTTTCATTCTTTTGTTatgaattaaaaatgatatataaaatagttcattaattttaaaggtaaatttaTGAGATGAGGTTTCGAAAAATGCCAAttttaatacaatatatatTGTCTTAcaagaataatataattaaagggATGTGGGAAACTAAAGTTTATTGGATATTATTAATGTCCTTATAAATGAAATTTGGACTAATTTTCATATAGATAAAAaccttaaatattttgattttttaacttcTCTTCTCGTGCAAATAGTATTCTTCTTGGCAACCATGCATTCCCTAGCTCCACCCACCCCACAGCActcttttattaataaattcttataaatataaataaatattgatatttttatttgaaaatatattaaaataatatatttttttaatttttaaaaattatttttgatattagtaaatcaaaacaatttaaaaatatcaaaaaatattaattttataaaaaaataaaaaataaaaattttaaaatggaaTCATAATACTTTCTCGCATAAGCTTTGCTACGTGCAGCGCTCAAAGATCACTTTCGGTAAGTAAAAGTAgagaaaaaattgttgaaatacttgattttcaatcaaaatttaataattcataCATCAATTCTTCGAAAACGTTTACCTAACCATTATATTCttaatgcatatatatatatattacacgaATATGGACcgattcattcattcattcatgcaAAATCTTATCTGAGACACTTTCTAAGTTTTAAATGTACTAGCTAGGGTCAACATGCCA includes:
- the LOC133680602 gene encoding outer envelope protein 61-like, with protein sequence MFNGMMDPELIKIAQEQMSRMTPADFARIQQQVMSNPELVKMASEGMRNMRPEDLKQAAEQLKHTRPEEMAEIGEKMINASPEEIAAMHARADAQATYEMNAAQMLKKQGNELHSQGKFKDASQKYLLAKQNLKGIPSSKGRTLLLACSLNLMSCYLKTKQYDECIKEGSEVLGYDAKNVKALYRRGQAYKELGQLEVAVSDLRKAHEVSPDDETIADILRNAEERLAQEGGYHAPRGVIIEEITEEAETVSENLKSSSARESVDTSKSGREGRSGSSASNPEPLEALKDDPEAMRPFQNFISNANPETLAALSGAKAGEVSPEMFKTASNMIGKMPPEELQKMLQMASSFQGENPLTAGSSGFGPGAVPPNVTPDMLKTASDMMSKMPSEELQKMFEMASSLRGNGSAPAAAAALNTDGPSLSARLKPTETRENYAVNGNNGISETSSSGDFLSSSRNAPPSSFPASTSDMQEQMRNQMKDPAMRQMFTSMMKNLSPEMMANMSEQFGMKLSQEDAAKAQQAMSSFSPEDLDKMMRWADRIQRGAEGAKKAKNWLLGRPGMILAICMLILAVILRWLGFIGR